A genomic segment from uncultured Desulfuromonas sp. encodes:
- the fusA gene encoding elongation factor G, which translates to MGKYDTANLRNLGIVAHGGAGKTSLVEAMLFNTGMTDRLGKVDDGSSNMDFEPEEIKRQITISSSLHHCEWKKHSLHLVDTPGYSNFLHDTRNCLRILGGGILIVSAISGVKAQTQKIWGWSQEFEVPLIAFVNKMDRERADFLRAVDDMEKMLGSRGVLVNMPIGQESDFRGIIDLVAMKARIFQFDEKGTYTEEEIPAEYLDEAQRLRTMLLEAVADADDTLMEKYLEEEDLSTEEILQGLREGTLTGVFTPVLCGSATANIGVRQLLDYVVHCLPSPLDKGVQMGTVPGSEEIVERQPNEQEPFSAMVFKTFNDPFTGKLSLFRVYSGVLNSDSSAYNSSKGETERIGQLYELEGKKQVAISQAVAGDIVAVAKLKSTATGDTLCEENKPVVYESLLQLKPVIAFAIKACSKSDEDKINTGLQRLIEEDPTLQISRDEQTHEMILSGMGQVHIEVAVEKLKRKYGVDVELELPKVPYRETIKGNTKLQSKYKKQSGGRGQYGDVWLEIEPLHAGGGYEFVDKIVGGVVPRQYIPAVSKGVEEAMHKGTLGGYPVVDVKVTLYDGSHHSVDSSEMAFKIAGSMGFKKGMEQAKPVLLEPVMKMEVVVPDDCVGDVIGDMNSRRGKVLGVEPQAGSQSVTAQVPMAEVLRYAPELRSMTSDRGLFTMEFSHYEEVPSHLTAKVLADRNNE; encoded by the coding sequence ATGGGAAAGTACGACACTGCGAACCTGAGAAACTTGGGAATTGTGGCTCATGGAGGTGCGGGTAAGACCTCTCTGGTCGAAGCAATGCTGTTTAACACCGGCATGACGGATCGATTGGGGAAGGTCGATGACGGTAGCTCCAACATGGATTTTGAGCCAGAGGAAATTAAACGACAGATTACCATCAGTTCCAGCCTCCATCATTGTGAATGGAAAAAACACAGCCTGCATCTTGTTGACACTCCTGGGTATTCCAACTTTCTTCATGACACGCGTAACTGCCTGCGCATTCTTGGTGGCGGCATCCTGATTGTTTCCGCGATTTCCGGGGTGAAAGCGCAAACACAGAAAATCTGGGGCTGGAGCCAGGAATTTGAAGTTCCACTCATTGCCTTTGTCAATAAAATGGATCGTGAACGCGCCGACTTTTTACGCGCGGTTGACGACATGGAAAAGATGCTCGGTTCGCGTGGTGTGCTGGTCAATATGCCGATCGGTCAGGAAAGCGATTTTCGCGGGATTATTGATCTTGTCGCCATGAAGGCACGCATTTTCCAATTTGATGAAAAAGGAACCTACACCGAAGAGGAGATTCCAGCCGAGTATCTCGACGAAGCTCAACGCCTGCGCACAATGCTGCTTGAAGCGGTTGCCGATGCTGACGATACGTTGATGGAAAAATACCTTGAAGAGGAAGATCTTTCTACCGAGGAAATTCTCCAAGGCTTGCGTGAGGGAACTCTGACCGGCGTCTTTACTCCGGTCTTATGTGGCAGTGCTACGGCCAACATCGGTGTCCGTCAGTTGCTGGATTATGTGGTACATTGCCTGCCGTCACCATTGGACAAAGGTGTGCAGATGGGCACCGTGCCGGGTAGCGAGGAGATCGTTGAGCGACAGCCCAATGAGCAAGAGCCGTTCTCCGCCATGGTGTTCAAAACCTTTAACGATCCATTTACCGGTAAGCTCTCCCTGTTTCGGGTCTATTCCGGGGTGCTGAACTCTGATTCGTCAGCATACAATTCCTCAAAAGGGGAAACCGAGCGCATTGGCCAACTCTATGAGCTGGAAGGTAAAAAACAGGTGGCAATCAGCCAGGCGGTTGCCGGTGATATTGTCGCCGTGGCCAAACTTAAATCAACAGCTACCGGCGATACGCTGTGTGAAGAGAATAAGCCGGTTGTTTATGAAAGCCTGTTGCAGCTGAAACCGGTGATTGCTTTTGCCATCAAAGCGTGCAGTAAAAGTGACGAAGATAAAATCAATACCGGCCTGCAACGCCTGATTGAAGAAGACCCCACATTACAGATCAGCCGGGATGAACAGACCCATGAAATGATTTTGTCCGGTATGGGTCAGGTTCACATCGAAGTGGCGGTCGAAAAGCTCAAGCGTAAATATGGTGTTGATGTTGAGCTTGAATTGCCTAAGGTGCCCTATCGCGAAACCATTAAAGGCAATACCAAGCTGCAGAGCAAATACAAAAAACAGTCCGGCGGTCGTGGTCAATACGGCGATGTCTGGCTGGAGATCGAACCTTTACATGCCGGTGGCGGCTATGAGTTCGTTGACAAGATTGTTGGTGGCGTGGTGCCGCGTCAGTATATTCCAGCGGTTAGCAAAGGGGTCGAGGAAGCCATGCACAAGGGGACTCTCGGTGGCTATCCGGTGGTTGACGTCAAGGTGACTCTGTATGACGGATCTCACCATTCGGTGGATTCCTCGGAGATGGCATTTAAAATTGCCGGTTCCATGGGCTTTAAAAAAGGGATGGAGCAAGCCAAGCCGGTCCTTCTTGAACCGGTCATGAAGATGGAAGTCGTGGTGCCGGATGATTGTGTCGGTGATGTGATTGGCGACATGAACTCACGGCGTGGCAAAGTTCTTGGCGTAGAGCCTCAGGCCGGGAGTCAAAGTGTGACGGCCCAAGTCCCAATGGCTGAAGTGTTGCGTTATGCTCCGGAGCTGCGTTCCATGACCTCTGACCGGGGCTTGTTTACCATGGAGTTCTCCCATTACGAGGAGGTTCCTTCCCATTTGACCGCCAAAGTTCTGGCTGATCGCAATAACGAATAG
- a CDS encoding AMP-binding protein, with protein MSEALHFTVGGVVEEMARRFPQNDALVYPDRNLRYSYEQFNALCDRVARGLLAMGIKKGDHVAIWATNVPEWVILQFASAKIGVVLVTVNTSYRSAELEYILEQSDSTTLFLVKEFKDTDYVETTYDVVPELKTSSVGELTSEKLPFLKNVVFIGDETPAGMINFSSLENLADQVPESELDAIKATLDEHEVINMQYTSGTTGFPKGVMLTHHNIVNNGFNIGECMRFSEKDRLCIPVPFFHCFGCVLAVMACVTHGSTMVPVETFVPEQVLKTIEMEKCTAVHGVPTMFIAELEHPNFDKYDLSTLRSGIMAGSPCPIEVMKRVIRDMNASEITIAYGQTEASPVITQTRTDDPIELRVATVGRALPDVEVKIVDIETGATLPPGKQGELCTRGYLVMKGYYKMPEATAQAIDDENWLHTGDLAVMDENGYCKITGRIKNMIIRGGENIYPREIEEFLYTHPAVSDVQVYGVPDRKYGEQVMAAIKIKEGVSLTEEDVKTFCTGRIANYKIPRYIKFVDEYPMTASGKIQKFKLREMAIKDLHLEDAESVETA; from the coding sequence ATGTCTGAAGCACTGCACTTTACTGTTGGAGGAGTCGTTGAGGAGATGGCTCGTCGTTTTCCACAAAATGATGCTCTGGTCTATCCTGATCGCAATTTACGCTACAGCTATGAGCAGTTTAATGCTCTGTGTGACCGTGTTGCTCGTGGCCTGCTGGCCATGGGGATCAAAAAAGGTGATCATGTAGCCATCTGGGCAACAAATGTCCCCGAATGGGTCATTCTGCAGTTTGCTTCGGCGAAAATCGGTGTTGTTCTTGTCACGGTCAATACCAGTTATCGTTCTGCCGAACTGGAATATATTCTTGAACAATCCGATTCAACGACGTTGTTTTTGGTGAAGGAGTTCAAAGATACCGATTACGTTGAAACAACCTATGATGTTGTTCCCGAGTTAAAAACTTCATCTGTCGGCGAATTAACCAGTGAAAAACTGCCATTTTTGAAAAATGTTGTTTTTATCGGTGACGAGACTCCGGCTGGAATGATTAATTTCAGCAGCTTGGAGAATTTAGCAGATCAGGTTCCAGAGTCGGAGCTTGATGCGATCAAAGCGACTCTGGACGAACATGAAGTCATCAACATGCAATACACCTCAGGAACGACAGGTTTTCCAAAAGGTGTCATGTTGACCCACCACAATATTGTCAATAATGGCTTCAATATCGGCGAGTGTATGCGTTTTAGCGAAAAAGATCGCCTGTGTATTCCGGTGCCCTTTTTCCATTGTTTTGGTTGTGTCCTTGCTGTTATGGCTTGCGTGACCCATGGATCAACCATGGTGCCCGTTGAAACATTTGTTCCTGAGCAGGTTCTGAAAACCATTGAGATGGAAAAATGTACGGCTGTTCATGGTGTTCCAACCATGTTTATTGCTGAACTGGAGCACCCCAACTTTGACAAATATGATCTGAGTACTCTACGCAGTGGTATCATGGCGGGTTCGCCGTGCCCGATTGAAGTGATGAAGCGCGTCATCCGCGATATGAACGCGTCAGAAATCACCATTGCCTACGGCCAGACTGAGGCGTCCCCGGTCATCACCCAGACCCGCACCGATGATCCGATTGAATTGCGTGTTGCCACGGTCGGCCGCGCCTTGCCGGATGTTGAGGTGAAAATTGTTGATATCGAAACCGGTGCCACGTTGCCTCCTGGAAAGCAAGGCGAACTGTGCACGCGTGGCTATCTGGTTATGAAAGGCTACTATAAAATGCCTGAAGCCACGGCTCAGGCCATTGATGATGAGAACTGGCTGCATACCGGCGATCTCGCTGTTATGGATGAAAACGGCTATTGCAAGATTACCGGGCGTATCAAAAATATGATCATTCGTGGCGGTGAAAATATTTATCCGCGCGAGATTGAAGAGTTCCTCTATACCCATCCGGCCGTTTCTGATGTCCAGGTCTATGGTGTTCCTGATCGCAAATACGGCGAACAGGTCATGGCGGCTATCAAAATCAAGGAAGGGGTGTCTCTGACCGAAGAGGACGTCAAAACCTTTTGCACCGGCCGGATTGCCAACTATAAAATTCCCCGTTATATCAAGTTTGTTGATGAATATCCGATGACCGCCAGCGGCAAAATTCAAAAATTCAAACTCCGCGAGATGGCCATTAAGGATCTGCATCTCGAAGATGCTGAAAGTGTTGAGACGGCTTGA
- a CDS encoding Xaa-Pro peptidase family protein yields the protein MYSDDWKTPQEELLRRVKAFQYLLVEAQIDLAVIVQNADLFYLTGSVQQGMLLVPCSGEPVYCVRRDLERARYESALSQVVDAPSPRHLADFVREQFGLSPSFLGMELDILPVSFYERLRRPFGERPVKDVTPLLRRVRMIKSPFELERMRRAADQLALVYDAAKETLREGISELELSAHLEQVARLAGHQGMTRMRAFNGEFFGGHVLSGAAAARPTFCDAPLGGTGLTPAVAQGAGLRRIQSHEPVIIDFLGAYHGYLCDQTRTLCIGGLTDEMAQAYEDLVEILWHMEKIAKPGVAWGKIYDSCHALACEMGYKDAFMGLKNSQVGFIGHGIGTEIDEFPFIAKGFNDDLLEENMTFAFEPKLVFPDLGALGIENTYVVTSDSVEVLTRCPEALVVL from the coding sequence ATGTACTCTGACGACTGGAAAACTCCGCAAGAGGAATTGTTGCGGCGAGTTAAGGCGTTCCAGTACTTACTGGTCGAAGCGCAGATTGATCTTGCGGTCATTGTTCAAAATGCCGACCTGTTTTACCTGACCGGTTCTGTTCAACAGGGGATGTTACTTGTCCCCTGTTCGGGGGAACCGGTTTATTGTGTGCGCCGTGATCTGGAAAGAGCCCGTTATGAGTCGGCATTGTCGCAGGTGGTTGATGCACCGAGCCCGCGACACCTTGCAGACTTTGTTCGAGAACAGTTTGGCTTGTCACCGTCTTTTCTGGGGATGGAACTGGACATCCTGCCGGTCAGTTTTTATGAGCGATTAAGGCGTCCTTTTGGAGAGCGTCCGGTCAAAGATGTCACACCGCTGCTCCGTCGAGTCCGAATGATCAAATCTCCCTTTGAGTTGGAGCGGATGCGCCGAGCCGCTGATCAGTTGGCCCTTGTCTATGATGCTGCCAAGGAGACGTTGCGTGAAGGGATCAGTGAACTGGAGCTTTCCGCACACCTGGAACAGGTCGCCCGTTTGGCTGGGCATCAGGGCATGACAAGGATGAGGGCTTTCAACGGTGAGTTTTTCGGTGGTCATGTGTTGTCCGGAGCGGCTGCTGCCCGGCCAACATTCTGCGATGCTCCACTCGGCGGAACCGGTCTGACACCGGCAGTTGCCCAGGGGGCGGGTTTGCGGAGAATTCAGTCCCATGAACCGGTTATCATCGATTTTCTCGGGGCGTATCATGGCTACCTGTGTGACCAGACGAGGACTCTGTGCATTGGTGGTTTGACGGATGAAATGGCCCAGGCCTACGAGGATCTGGTCGAGATTCTGTGGCATATGGAAAAGATTGCCAAACCCGGTGTTGCGTGGGGAAAAATCTATGACTCCTGTCATGCACTGGCGTGTGAAATGGGCTATAAAGATGCCTTTATGGGGTTGAAAAATTCTCAGGTTGGTTTTATCGGTCACGGTATCGGTACTGAGATCGACGAGTTCCCGTTCATCGCCAAAGGATTCAATGACGACCTGTTGGAAGAAAACATGACCTTTGCTTTTGAACCGAAACTGGTTTTTCCTGATCTTGGCGCACTCGGGATTGAAAACACCTATGTCGTGACAAGTGATAGCGTGGAGGTTTTGACCCGTTGTCCGGAAGCGTTGGTTGTTTTGTAA
- a CDS encoding MgtC/SapB family protein: MMITLESSTLHLLETYLLALLLGALMGLERERSDSGFAGLRTFILVTLFGSLCGTISQESTTEWIMVVGLATIAAQGLMGHVVRLKQHGSSGMTTAIALLIAYLVGILLTLGQTVTSISLSLTTTLILYFKPQMHAFSRRLQQRDLYAIFQFILVAFIILPVLPNRNFGPYDALNPYNIWLMVVLISAINLVGYITLKFVGQRWGSPVLGILGGIVSSTATTLTFSRQSSSIDNIARTATVVVALASTVVLVRISAFIALINPELMRHLWLPMGGMFIGGLLPIVFYWSCTRREEAPHMESRNPAELSQALLFGLLYAAVLLAVSFAKHHLGTQGVYLVAFISGFTDVDAITLTNARLSVIGDLGQVQAANSILIAMLANLMFKLGMVAALGTRQMLRGTALCFFCLALPALLVFI; the protein is encoded by the coding sequence ATGATGATCACACTGGAAAGCTCGACATTGCATCTTCTGGAGACCTATCTGCTGGCCCTGCTGCTCGGTGCACTCATGGGACTGGAGCGCGAACGCAGTGACAGTGGTTTCGCAGGTCTGCGTACCTTTATCCTGGTCACTCTGTTTGGCAGTCTGTGCGGGACGATTTCGCAGGAGTCCACCACGGAATGGATCATGGTCGTGGGCCTGGCAACAATTGCGGCTCAGGGGCTCATGGGCCATGTCGTCCGCCTCAAACAGCACGGTTCCTCGGGCATGACAACAGCAATCGCCCTGCTCATCGCCTATCTGGTCGGTATCCTGCTGACCCTGGGACAAACGGTCACTTCAATCAGCTTGAGTTTGACGACCACGCTGATTCTTTATTTCAAGCCTCAGATGCATGCGTTTTCACGTCGTTTACAACAACGCGACCTCTACGCCATTTTCCAATTTATCCTTGTTGCGTTTATCATTCTGCCGGTGCTACCGAACCGCAATTTCGGTCCTTATGACGCACTCAATCCGTACAATATCTGGTTGATGGTCGTGCTGATCAGCGCCATTAATTTGGTCGGCTACATCACCCTGAAGTTTGTCGGCCAACGTTGGGGAAGTCCGGTTCTCGGCATCCTTGGTGGCATTGTCTCCAGTACAGCAACCACACTGACCTTCAGTCGACAATCGTCCTCCATCGACAACATTGCCCGGACCGCCACCGTGGTGGTGGCTTTGGCCTCCACCGTTGTTCTTGTTCGTATCAGTGCGTTTATCGCCCTGATCAATCCAGAACTGATGCGTCACCTGTGGCTGCCAATGGGCGGCATGTTTATCGGCGGGTTATTACCCATCGTTTTTTACTGGAGTTGTACACGTCGAGAGGAAGCCCCGCACATGGAAAGCCGCAACCCTGCGGAACTCTCACAGGCGCTTTTATTTGGTCTTCTTTACGCCGCTGTGCTGTTAGCCGTATCGTTTGCCAAACATCATCTGGGGACTCAGGGGGTTTATCTGGTCGCATTTATCTCAGGTTTTACCGATGTGGACGCGATCACCCTGACCAATGCTCGACTCTCGGTGATCGGAGATCTGGGCCAGGTCCAGGCGGCAAACAGCATTTTGATCGCCATGTTGGCCAATCTGATGTTTAAACTGGGGATGGTCGCGGCTCTGGGAACACGGCAGATGTTGCGGGGGACGGCATTATGCTTTTTCTGTCTTGCCCTGCCTGCCCTGCTGGTTTTTATCTAG
- a CDS encoding acyloxyacyl hydrolase codes for MNRYTRRLLCLFMLCLCCPAFAEETVWDQARWATTASFGNSYSPGNELRFGQLGLSAQWDYDQIWAHRAPENLKFKVEGSAGFASTPHTRAIISANILAVYPFDSLTCCGLRPFIEAGIGLIYTDYQVKDQGLRINFNPLLGFGGEFASLNGQRWFVTARLHHISNGELHRDNQGINSAVLQIGRHF; via the coding sequence GTGAACCGTTATACACGACGTTTGCTATGCCTGTTCATGCTCTGTCTGTGCTGTCCGGCATTCGCTGAAGAGACTGTGTGGGATCAGGCACGCTGGGCGACAACAGCCAGTTTCGGCAACAGTTATTCTCCAGGGAATGAACTTCGCTTCGGCCAGCTGGGGTTAAGTGCACAGTGGGACTACGATCAGATCTGGGCCCATCGTGCGCCGGAGAATTTAAAATTCAAGGTGGAAGGGTCCGCCGGTTTCGCGTCAACGCCCCACACTCGTGCCATCATCAGCGCCAACATCCTGGCGGTCTACCCTTTTGACTCTCTGACCTGTTGTGGATTACGTCCATTTATCGAAGCGGGTATTGGCCTGATTTACACCGACTATCAGGTTAAAGATCAGGGGCTGCGTATCAACTTCAATCCCCTGCTTGGTTTTGGTGGCGAATTTGCTTCCCTCAATGGTCAACGCTGGTTCGTCACAGCAAGGCTGCACCATATCTCCAATGGTGAATTACATCGGGACAACCAGGGCATTAATTCCGCAGTCCTTCAAATCGGCCGACATTTTTGA
- the hflC gene encoding protease modulator HflC encodes MKRLFIPVTFLVVIVALSAFFVVNEGEQALVTEFGKPVGEVRNAGIHFKIPVIQEVHRFSKRILNWDGHPNQITTSDKKYIWVDTTARWRIVDPLLFFTTVATENGAQSRLDDIIDSVVRDAVSSHLLVELVRGDDYQPPEDMTDTIIEEASMNRELVGREMILDHILEQAKLSTPEYGIALIDVQIKRIKYVDQVSKRVYERMISERKKVAAQYRSEGEGEKADILGQMEKELKKISSESYRQAVEIRGNADAQATAIYAAAYNQEPDFYRFLRTLESYQKTVNENNRLILSTDSDYYKLLNQQR; translated from the coding sequence GTGAAACGTCTATTCATCCCTGTCACTTTTCTTGTTGTTATTGTCGCGCTGAGTGCTTTTTTTGTTGTTAATGAAGGAGAACAAGCCCTAGTCACTGAATTCGGCAAACCGGTGGGTGAAGTACGAAATGCCGGCATACATTTTAAAATCCCGGTCATTCAGGAAGTACATCGCTTTTCCAAACGAATTCTGAACTGGGACGGTCATCCCAACCAGATTACTACCAGCGATAAAAAATATATCTGGGTGGATACCACAGCTCGGTGGCGTATTGTTGATCCTTTGCTTTTTTTTACCACTGTAGCGACAGAAAATGGAGCCCAAAGCCGCCTTGATGACATTATTGACTCCGTTGTTCGAGATGCCGTTTCCAGTCACCTACTCGTGGAACTGGTGCGTGGTGATGACTATCAGCCGCCAGAAGATATGACAGATACCATCATCGAAGAGGCCTCAATGAATCGAGAACTAGTAGGACGTGAAATGATTCTCGACCATATTCTTGAACAGGCTAAATTAAGTACTCCTGAATACGGAATTGCCCTGATTGATGTCCAAATTAAACGAATCAAGTATGTCGACCAAGTCAGTAAACGGGTGTATGAACGGATGATCTCGGAACGAAAAAAGGTCGCCGCCCAATACCGCTCTGAAGGAGAAGGGGAAAAAGCCGATATTCTTGGCCAGATGGAAAAAGAGCTGAAAAAAATCAGTTCAGAATCCTATCGTCAAGCGGTGGAGATCCGCGGTAATGCTGATGCACAGGCTACGGCTATTTACGCTGCCGCCTATAATCAGGAACCGGATTTTTATCGTTTTCTGCGTACTCTGGAGTCCTATCAGAAAACCGTCAACGAAAACAATCGTCTGATCCTGTCCACCGACAGTGACTATTACAAGTTGCTCAATCAACAACGTTAA
- the hflK gene encoding FtsH protease activity modulator HflK produces the protein MSQSPWEPKQDPLEQALRMAAKKIKTSGGPPKKVIIGVIIVFLVVVGGQSAFYKVDTEQTGVLLRLGKTIGTAPPGLHMKLPFGIDQVYRVKTGRVLKEEFGFRTDQAGVRTTYSNRDFSEESLTLTGDLNISDVEWIVQYQIIDPVKFLFNIADPRATIRDLSEAMVRRIIGNSNVTQVLTTERADLAKAVEKELQEILNSYNIGIRVVTVKFQDVNPPDQVKAAFNEVNEAEQQKESLIFQAREQYNREVPKARGVARSRILEAEGYALERINRAKGEAERFNVLVAEYRKAPKVTKQRLFLETMDKVLPKVEEIYVVDDKSGGVLPLLPLGKQTLNGGGQ, from the coding sequence ATGTCTCAAAGTCCCTGGGAACCCAAGCAGGATCCATTGGAACAAGCTCTGAGAATGGCGGCCAAGAAAATCAAGACCAGCGGCGGCCCCCCCAAGAAAGTCATCATCGGTGTGATCATCGTTTTTCTGGTTGTCGTCGGCGGCCAGAGTGCTTTTTACAAAGTTGATACCGAACAAACCGGTGTGTTGTTGCGACTAGGAAAAACAATTGGTACGGCACCTCCCGGATTGCACATGAAACTGCCATTTGGCATTGACCAAGTGTATCGGGTCAAAACCGGGCGGGTTCTGAAAGAAGAATTTGGCTTTCGCACCGATCAAGCAGGCGTACGTACTACTTACAGTAATCGTGATTTCAGTGAAGAATCCTTGACCCTGACCGGTGACCTTAATATCAGCGATGTTGAATGGATTGTTCAGTATCAAATTATTGATCCAGTCAAATTTCTGTTCAACATTGCTGACCCGCGAGCCACGATCCGCGATCTGTCTGAGGCTATGGTACGACGCATTATCGGTAACTCTAACGTTACGCAAGTACTGACTACAGAGCGTGCAGATCTCGCCAAGGCAGTTGAAAAAGAGCTGCAAGAGATTCTGAATAGCTACAATATCGGTATCCGTGTGGTTACAGTCAAATTTCAGGACGTTAACCCACCGGACCAAGTCAAGGCCGCCTTTAACGAGGTTAACGAAGCTGAGCAGCAAAAAGAAAGTCTGATTTTCCAAGCACGCGAGCAATATAACCGTGAGGTTCCTAAAGCCCGAGGGGTAGCACGTAGCCGCATCCTCGAAGCAGAAGGTTATGCTCTGGAGCGCATTAACCGCGCAAAAGGTGAAGCCGAACGTTTTAACGTACTCGTTGCAGAATACCGCAAGGCACCCAAGGTTACAAAACAGCGCCTATTTCTAGAAACTATGGATAAAGTTCTCCCAAAAGTAGAAGAAATTTATGTCGTTGATGATAAAAGTGGCGGTGTTCTTCCTTTACTGCCGCTGGGTAAGCAGACCTTGAACGGAGGTGGCCAGTGA
- a CDS encoding TatD family hydrolase translates to MSHPALVDTHAHLDGSRFAEDLEQVIQRADDQGVHSIITVGCDLDSSRASVELAQRFSGIYATVGIHPHDAATVTPDVLNELAQLATADKVVAIGEIGLDYYRNHCPHDQQQRAFRQQIALARRCKLPVVIHDRDAHEDVLAILREEKADEVGGVLHCFSGDADMARACLDLGFYLSFTGTITYPKNDALREVLSQVPTERILVETDCPYLAAQPWRGKRNEPSYVVKTAEMVAEVKGLTYTDIARITSLNAFTLFGVGEVDQASKIAYRIRNSLYLNITNRCSNRCTFCAKFRDFNVKGHQLKLDHEPDFDEVISAIGDPEGYEEVVFCGYGEPLLRLDLVKQVATWLKERGITVRINSDGQANLVHQRNILPELEGLIDELSISLNAPNTTDYQRICQSCFGDEGYTSVKEFIRQAPSYIPKVIASAVTVPGIDIDACEQLAKELGVEFRTRIYNEVG, encoded by the coding sequence ATGTCGCACCCTGCTCTGGTTGATACCCACGCCCATCTGGACGGCAGTCGTTTTGCTGAAGACCTGGAACAGGTCATTCAACGTGCTGATGATCAGGGGGTCCACTCCATCATCACCGTCGGCTGTGATCTCGACAGCTCACGCGCCAGTGTCGAACTGGCCCAACGTTTTTCCGGCATCTATGCCACGGTCGGCATTCATCCCCACGATGCTGCCACGGTAACACCAGACGTCCTCAATGAACTGGCGCAACTGGCCACGGCAGACAAGGTGGTTGCCATCGGCGAAATCGGCCTTGACTACTATCGCAATCACTGTCCGCATGATCAGCAACAACGGGCTTTTCGTCAACAGATCGCCTTGGCACGTCGCTGCAAATTACCCGTGGTGATTCATGACCGCGATGCCCACGAAGATGTGCTGGCCATTTTACGCGAGGAAAAAGCTGATGAAGTCGGTGGTGTTCTGCACTGCTTCAGTGGTGATGCTGACATGGCCAGAGCCTGTCTTGATCTCGGTTTTTACCTGTCCTTTACCGGCACCATCACCTATCCGAAAAACGACGCGCTTCGTGAGGTGCTAAGCCAGGTGCCAACCGAGCGCATTCTGGTCGAAACCGACTGCCCTTACCTGGCAGCCCAGCCCTGGCGCGGTAAACGCAATGAACCTTCCTATGTGGTTAAAACCGCAGAGATGGTCGCTGAGGTGAAAGGTTTGACGTACACAGACATTGCCCGCATCACCAGTCTTAATGCCTTTACTCTGTTTGGTGTCGGTGAAGTGGACCAGGCGAGCAAAATTGCCTACCGTATCCGCAATTCCTTGTATCTCAACATCACCAATCGCTGCAGCAACCGCTGTACATTCTGCGCCAAATTTCGCGATTTCAACGTGAAAGGCCATCAGCTCAAACTCGATCACGAGCCTGACTTTGATGAGGTCATCTCCGCAATTGGCGACCCCGAGGGCTATGAAGAGGTGGTATTTTGCGGTTATGGCGAACCTCTGCTGCGCCTCGACTTGGTAAAACAGGTGGCAACCTGGCTCAAAGAGCGCGGCATCACGGTGCGTATTAACAGTGACGGCCAAGCCAACCTGGTCCATCAACGCAATATTTTGCCGGAGCTGGAAGGTCTGATCGACGAGCTGAGCATTTCGCTCAATGCCCCAAATACGACAGACTATCAGCGTATCTGCCAGTCCTGCTTTGGTGATGAAGGTTATACGTCGGTCAAAGAGTTCATCCGTCAGGCACCGAGCTATATTCCTAAAGTGATTGCCTCGGCGGTCACAGTACCCGGCATTGATATCGATGCCTGTGAACAACTGGCAAAAGAACTGGGTGTGGAGTTTCGCACCCGCATTTACAATGAAGTCGGTTGA